The following proteins are encoded in a genomic region of Gemmatimonadaceae bacterium:
- a CDS encoding amidohydrolase family protein, translating into MRPMHHTTPRSFTTGVWRAGVLALVAGGLVTAPPLVAQQLASIDTTYEFNDSHFHLTNYVQRGPDLYSFLAIMGHRVGHSALFGIPLQQQWSARIDGNNGPTYYLNTDAPLYYYSFTDAQIAMEYKALSPTDQARFDPMITGFNPTDLYAPEHIRRVLELFPGVFTGIGEFTIHKEFVSAKVAGGAASLLDPALDSVLSFAGEVGLLVLIHNDVDVPFAKPGSPPAYLEQMRALLLRHPNTTIIWAHTGVGRVVRPVVGHVAMLESLLNDPRLSSLYFDISWDEVAKYLVASDTTIAVSAALVNRHPDRFLFGTDVVAPSNAQMYYRVYDIYRPFLDRLTPSARAQLLRENYERLFGAARKRVRAWEAAHDRQR; encoded by the coding sequence ATGCGGCCAATGCATCACACGACGCCGCGCTCGTTCACGACGGGCGTCTGGCGCGCGGGCGTGCTCGCCCTTGTCGCCGGCGGACTGGTGACCGCGCCTCCGCTTGTCGCGCAACAGCTGGCGTCCATCGACACCACCTACGAGTTCAACGACTCGCATTTCCACCTCACGAACTATGTCCAGCGGGGGCCGGATCTGTACTCGTTTCTCGCCATCATGGGGCATCGGGTCGGCCACAGCGCGCTATTCGGAATTCCGCTGCAGCAGCAATGGTCGGCGCGCATCGACGGCAACAACGGGCCGACGTACTACCTCAATACCGACGCGCCGCTCTACTACTACAGCTTCACCGACGCGCAGATCGCGATGGAGTACAAGGCGCTGTCGCCGACGGACCAGGCGCGCTTCGACCCGATGATCACCGGGTTCAATCCCACCGATCTGTACGCACCGGAGCACATCCGCCGTGTGCTCGAGCTCTTTCCGGGCGTGTTCACCGGAATCGGCGAATTCACGATTCACAAGGAGTTCGTGTCGGCGAAAGTCGCCGGTGGCGCGGCGAGCCTGCTCGATCCTGCGCTCGACAGCGTACTGTCGTTCGCGGGAGAGGTCGGCCTCCTCGTGCTCATACATAACGACGTCGACGTGCCGTTCGCCAAGCCCGGATCGCCACCGGCGTATCTGGAGCAGATGCGCGCGCTGCTGCTGCGGCATCCGAACACCACAATCATCTGGGCGCATACGGGCGTCGGCAGGGTCGTGCGGCCGGTCGTCGGCCACGTCGCGATGCTGGAGTCACTGCTCAATGATCCGCGGTTGAGCAGCCTCTACTTCGACATCTCGTGGGACGAAGTGGCGAAGTACCTGGTCGCGAGCGACACGACCATTGCCGTATCCGCCGCGCTCGTGAATCGCCATCCCGATCGCTTCCTGTTCGGAACGGACGTCGTCGCGCCGTCAAACGCGCAGATGTACTACCGCGTGTACGACATCTATCGGCCGTTTCTCGACCGACTCACGCCGTCCGCGCGCGCCCAGCTGCTGCGCGAAAACTACGAGCGGCTTTTTGGCGCGGCGCGCAAGCGGGTGCGCGCCTGGGAGGCCGCGCACGACCGACAGCGGTAA
- a CDS encoding DUF202 domain-containing protein has translation MAASSDEISVELSARRTGMSFQRTRMSADRTLMSVIRTSLSLIGFGFTIYQFFQHLRAENVLTGAHAARNFGVALVYLGVLMILAGIAFHIQFMLALRNQRTEMTKSGLIHGQSRFPVSYTLIVAFVLLLLGLAAIASVSFRVGPFQ, from the coding sequence ATGGCCGCGAGTTCCGACGAGATCTCGGTCGAGCTGTCGGCGCGCCGAACGGGGATGTCATTTCAGCGGACGCGCATGAGCGCGGACCGCACGCTGATGAGCGTGATCCGAACATCGCTGTCACTGATCGGCTTCGGCTTCACGATTTATCAGTTCTTTCAACACCTGCGCGCTGAGAACGTGCTCACCGGCGCACATGCAGCGCGCAACTTCGGCGTGGCGCTGGTCTACCTCGGCGTCCTGATGATCCTCGCTGGCATTGCCTTTCACATTCAGTTCATGCTCGCGCTTCGGAATCAGCGCACCGAGATGACGAAGAGCGGGCTCATTCACGGCCAGAGCCGATTTCCCGTTTCGTACACGCTCATCGTCGCGTTCGTACTGCTCCTGCTCGGCCTTGCCGCGATCGCGAGTGTCTCGTTCAGGGTCGGGCCGTTTCAATAG
- a CDS encoding ATP-binding protein, with translation MRFTLRAFVCVVVALQSSVALPAAIHAQPPHGPVHVLVLFGVPPEAPLISVFAQGLRRTVRDDIPAPVEFYEEYLDLDRFPRRAPQLAPFIADKYDALPIDAVVAVGADALRFAMARLGRLTAYSWIGDGIVGGAVIHHDVEGVNTGHLVTRVIQRPLGEALPKPTAATLTFAADARALKRWGLSESHLPPNTEVLYLTPTVWERYRAAILASLGLIIAETALIALLLAEGHRRRRAQLAIEDQNAWEQTMADLTTDAVRHAPQEAPRALEDALARVARYAGASRALVVQYGDDPARSPTIFRWPHTAVAAESENGAAGLRIPLEADDTGIGMLELHRDGVRQEWSPRLVGRLEAAAELMAGAIARARAARVIRQGEQLNRAVLASLSTQIAILDASGTIIRVNDAWRHVAFTAGAGVDRAAFLGRNYLDECLRAAERGCREARDVRQGIEAVLDGGTWHFRHEYTSAAPEERWYELRVDRLEYEDGGAIITHIDITDRRLAEIKAEETRRQLAHLGRVAMVGELAAAVSHELRQPLAAIRANAEAGVLLLSRAQPDVCEAIDIFRDIVDDDVRAANVIDHIRMLLRKDAPAKGAVDLNEVCRQAVHLLKRDALLRRTRLELSLESPLAPIAGDPVQLQQVVLNLALNALDSASTSTDDPAVTVSTATHGGEVEISVRDTGPGLAPGVEQHLFESFFSTKKQGLGMGLVIVRSIVERHHGRVRAENGVTPGGGRGAVFRVLLPIS, from the coding sequence GTGCGATTCACTCTTCGCGCTTTCGTTTGCGTTGTTGTAGCGCTCCAGTCGAGTGTCGCGCTGCCGGCGGCGATCCACGCACAGCCGCCTCATGGTCCGGTGCACGTCCTCGTGTTATTCGGGGTACCTCCCGAAGCGCCGCTGATTTCTGTTTTCGCGCAAGGCCTCCGCCGCACCGTACGTGACGATATCCCAGCGCCGGTCGAGTTCTACGAAGAGTATCTCGACCTCGATCGCTTCCCGAGGCGGGCTCCGCAGCTTGCGCCATTCATCGCCGACAAATATGACGCACTCCCGATCGATGCCGTCGTCGCGGTGGGTGCCGATGCGCTGCGTTTCGCGATGGCACGCCTCGGCCGCCTCACCGCGTACTCCTGGATTGGCGACGGAATTGTCGGCGGGGCCGTTATCCATCATGACGTGGAAGGCGTCAATACCGGCCACCTCGTTACACGTGTAATCCAGCGGCCGCTCGGTGAGGCGTTGCCAAAGCCGACGGCTGCTACGCTCACGTTCGCGGCGGACGCGCGTGCCTTGAAGCGGTGGGGACTCTCGGAATCCCACCTCCCACCGAATACCGAGGTGCTGTACCTCACACCAACGGTCTGGGAGCGTTATCGCGCGGCAATCCTTGCTTCGTTAGGCCTGATCATCGCAGAGACCGCGCTGATCGCGCTCCTGCTCGCGGAGGGGCATCGGCGTCGCCGTGCGCAGCTCGCGATCGAAGATCAGAACGCGTGGGAACAGACGATGGCCGACCTGACCACCGATGCCGTGCGGCACGCGCCACAGGAGGCGCCACGCGCGCTTGAGGATGCGCTCGCTCGGGTCGCCCGCTATGCGGGCGCTAGCCGTGCGCTGGTCGTTCAATATGGAGACGATCCGGCGCGATCGCCGACGATATTCAGGTGGCCGCACACGGCCGTCGCCGCCGAATCGGAGAACGGCGCGGCCGGGTTGAGAATCCCGCTCGAGGCAGATGACACGGGGATCGGCATGCTCGAGCTCCATCGCGACGGCGTTAGGCAGGAGTGGTCGCCGCGACTCGTTGGACGACTGGAAGCGGCCGCCGAGCTGATGGCCGGCGCCATCGCGCGAGCGCGCGCGGCGCGGGTCATTCGCCAGGGCGAGCAGCTCAATCGGGCGGTCCTCGCGTCGCTCTCGACGCAGATCGCCATTCTTGATGCGAGCGGAACGATCATTCGCGTCAACGATGCGTGGCGCCACGTCGCCTTCACTGCCGGCGCCGGTGTCGACCGCGCTGCCTTTCTCGGACGGAACTATCTCGACGAGTGTCTCCGCGCTGCGGAGCGTGGCTGTCGTGAGGCCCGTGATGTCCGGCAGGGAATCGAAGCTGTGCTCGACGGAGGCACCTGGCACTTCCGCCACGAGTATACGTCCGCGGCGCCCGAGGAACGCTGGTACGAGCTGCGCGTCGACCGTCTCGAGTATGAGGACGGAGGGGCGATCATCACACATATCGACATCACCGATCGACGACTGGCCGAGATCAAGGCCGAAGAGACTCGGCGTCAGCTCGCGCATCTCGGGCGCGTCGCGATGGTGGGTGAGCTTGCCGCTGCCGTTTCGCACGAACTGCGTCAGCCACTCGCCGCGATCCGCGCCAACGCCGAAGCGGGAGTGCTTCTCCTTTCGAGAGCGCAGCCCGACGTGTGCGAGGCGATCGATATCTTCAGGGACATCGTCGACGACGACGTGCGCGCCGCGAATGTGATCGATCATATTCGGATGTTGTTGCGCAAGGACGCGCCGGCGAAGGGCGCGGTCGATCTGAACGAAGTTTGTAGGCAAGCGGTGCATCTGCTCAAGCGTGACGCGCTGCTCCGACGCACGCGGCTCGAGCTGTCGCTCGAGTCGCCGCTCGCGCCCATTGCCGGTGATCCGGTCCAGCTGCAGCAAGTCGTGCTGAACCTTGCCTTGAACGCACTGGACTCCGCGTCGACCTCGACCGACGATCCCGCCGTCACCGTCAGCACGGCGACGCACGGCGGCGAAGTGGAGATCTCGGTTCGCGACACCGGACCGGGCTTGGCGCCGGGCGTCGAACAGCATCTCTTCGAATCGTTCTTCTCCACGAAGAAACAAGGGCTCGGCATGGGCCTGGTCATCGTGCGATCGATCGTCGAGCGCCACCACGGACGAGTGCGCGCCGAGAATGGCGTGACGCCGGGCGGCGGCCGCGGCGCGGTGTTCCGCGTCCTCCTGCCGATCTCGTAG
- a CDS encoding DUF1254 domain-containing protein: MATQLQLKLTSAEARGIAKEAYVYGFPLVDNYRIQYAYFENRSDPEYKGLWNQLVHTARVYTPDDTAVQTPNSDTPYSFLGADLRTEPLVLTFAPIESNRYFSAQFVDAYTFNFAYIGTRTTGNDGGSYLLAGPGWKGEKPANIRSVIQCETQLAFVLYRTQLFRPGDIDNVKRVQSGYKVQALSQFLGRRAPPQAPPIDFITPLTAPGERASLEFFNILNFVLQFCPTHPSETELSGRLGEIGVGAHLQFSPTTLTSDVRKAMQEGMIDAWHACRLLGRQLATGELTSADLFGTRAYLKNIYLYRMLGAVDGIYGNSKEEAFSPVYLIDSSGAKLDASSNHYTLRFPPGQFPPANAFWSLTMYSVPSRLLVENPINRYLINSPMLPELQRDRDGGLTIYVQHEQPSRDREANWLPAPKGPFMLVLRLYLPKPEAYNSKWTKPLLLRRVA; the protein is encoded by the coding sequence ATGGCGACGCAGCTCCAGCTCAAGCTCACCTCGGCCGAGGCACGAGGGATAGCGAAAGAGGCCTACGTTTACGGGTTTCCACTCGTCGACAATTACCGCATTCAGTATGCGTATTTCGAGAATCGCAGCGATCCGGAGTACAAAGGCCTCTGGAATCAGCTCGTACATACCGCGCGCGTGTACACGCCCGACGACACGGCGGTGCAGACGCCGAACTCGGACACGCCGTACTCGTTTCTTGGCGCCGACCTCCGCACCGAGCCGCTCGTTCTCACGTTTGCGCCGATCGAATCGAATCGCTACTTCTCCGCGCAATTCGTCGACGCGTACACCTTCAACTTCGCGTACATCGGCACGCGCACCACGGGCAACGATGGAGGGAGCTATCTCCTCGCCGGACCGGGATGGAAGGGTGAGAAGCCGGCCAACATCAGGTCGGTCATCCAGTGCGAAACACAGCTTGCGTTCGTTCTCTATCGGACACAGCTCTTTCGTCCAGGCGACATCGACAACGTCAAGCGTGTCCAGTCGGGATACAAAGTGCAGGCCTTGTCGCAGTTCCTTGGCCGGCGAGCCCCTCCACAAGCGCCGCCGATCGACTTCATCACGCCACTCACGGCACCGGGCGAGCGCGCTTCGTTAGAGTTCTTTAACATTTTGAATTTCGTCCTGCAGTTCTGTCCGACGCATCCGTCGGAAACTGAGCTCAGCGGGCGATTGGGCGAGATTGGCGTCGGCGCGCATCTACAGTTTTCACCGACGACGCTCACATCGGACGTGCGCAAGGCCATGCAGGAGGGCATGATCGACGCGTGGCATGCGTGTCGCCTTCTCGGCCGACAATTGGCCACCGGCGAGTTGACCAGTGCTGATCTATTCGGCACGCGTGCCTACCTCAAGAACATTTATCTCTACCGTATGCTCGGCGCGGTCGATGGCATCTACGGGAACTCGAAGGAGGAGGCGTTCTCTCCTGTCTATCTGATCGATTCGAGCGGCGCGAAGCTCGACGCCTCGAGCAATCATTACACCCTACGCTTTCCGCCGGGTCAGTTTCCACCGGCAAACGCCTTCTGGTCGCTCACGATGTACTCCGTGCCCTCGCGCCTCCTCGTCGAGAATCCGATCAACCGATATCTGATCAATTCGCCGATGCTACCGGAGCTGCAGCGCGACCGCGACGGCGGGCTGACCATCTACGTGCAACACGAGCAACCGTCGAGAGATAGGGAAGCGAATTGGCTTCCCGCACCCAAAGGTCCGTTCATGCTTGTGTTGCGCCTCTATCTGCCGAAGCCCGAGGCGTACAACAGCAAGTGGACGAAGCCGCTGCTGCTGCGACGAGTCGCGTAA
- a CDS encoding response regulator, protein METEPLIVVVDDDERICRAVQRVLITGGYRVRTFTTAQGYLAEQDAMEPACLVIDIKIPDLDGLTMLRESRAAGLETPAVFITGSADLDAAVKAMKLGAFDLLEKPLDDHVLLSTVSSATERDAKQRAGRRHLAVLWAALETVTAREAEVCALVTSGRLNKQIAAIIGTTEKTVKVHRARAMTKLGAHSVAELVRIVDYLLAADAPTSIVTPDHRVIQRPRVLDIMAAALGQATAASDGLTSHSESTRVRSTGSSDSGDRLPAS, encoded by the coding sequence ATGGAGACTGAGCCACTTATCGTCGTCGTCGACGACGACGAACGCATCTGCCGAGCCGTTCAGCGAGTGCTCATCACCGGCGGGTATCGCGTTCGAACGTTCACGACGGCTCAGGGCTATCTCGCCGAACAGGACGCGATGGAGCCCGCGTGCCTCGTGATCGACATCAAGATTCCCGATCTCGACGGCCTAACGATGCTCCGCGAGTCGCGCGCCGCGGGGCTCGAGACCCCGGCGGTGTTCATTACGGGCAGCGCCGATCTCGATGCGGCGGTCAAGGCGATGAAACTCGGCGCCTTCGACCTGCTCGAGAAGCCGCTCGATGATCACGTGCTGCTGTCGACGGTGAGCAGCGCCACCGAGCGCGACGCCAAGCAACGCGCGGGACGGCGTCACCTCGCCGTGCTCTGGGCGGCGCTCGAGACCGTCACCGCTCGTGAGGCAGAGGTTTGCGCGCTCGTCACCTCGGGACGACTCAACAAGCAGATCGCCGCCATCATTGGGACGACCGAAAAGACAGTGAAAGTGCATCGCGCACGCGCCATGACGAAACTCGGCGCGCACTCCGTGGCCGAGCTGGTGCGGATCGTCGACTATCTCCTCGCAGCGGACGCACCAACGAGCATCGTGACGCCAGACCACCGCGTCATACAACGTCCGCGGGTGCTCGACATCATGGCCGCCGCCCTCGGTCAGGCGACGGCTGCTTCAGACGGCCTTACGAGTCACAGTGAAAGTACTCGCGTACGCTCCACAGGATCATCCGATAGTGGAGATCGTCTTCCCGCGTCGTAG
- a CDS encoding ATP-binding protein gives MANPHVAHSISRKSRDGREHTGLVRTSTRHLSWLPLTLVILSLAGLAIAPLVLQQRTSYMRDDIRAVGEPGRLLLGELRLGLARELALSQRFTISRDRSLLADFQKASARDDSLLARLNATLHEMGPAARNSVGGVRETVDRWRQFAALTETKTADDVLRQTVQHGMSYEGLLLATVRVDSAIARAMQSRRAQIDGDESLELELAIAFVLVGCVASAAVLVLTLRDRHLRLVLKRRAEEEASLRRLASSLSGAFTVNEVAELTVSAALNSSRIGGAYLARAIDGDLVTIAGRGTCTPVAGTRARMPAWLNDGTNADHPRIYTTEVRPSREARRTGVDARRSGSLLVVPLRHDGSVIGSLGVASAGGRRQFRESSLRFGRALGDLAAVALHRAEALDSERRARSEAESAVRTRDAVVSIVSHDLRNPLMAILGSADLLLELTDEHGHDTERTQLATLKHAADSMNRLIRDLLDVTRLESGPLPVQRNHVNLVDVVDDVVDMFQVVVRARHMTLTRGGLAQVPMVLGDRDRLAQAFSNLVANAVKFTPDGGQVRIDVDVHADGIHASVRDSGPGIPQDQIPHLFDRFWQASRSDTRGLGLGLAIVKAIVEAHGGTINVESVLKQGSSFCVRLPRADVEALPMPNVLHATVPGTPTPLPTEPSSVPSIFATVGQPLES, from the coding sequence ATGGCGAACCCACACGTGGCGCACTCGATCAGCCGAAAGTCGCGGGACGGCCGTGAACACACCGGTCTCGTAAGAACAAGCACGCGCCACCTGTCATGGCTGCCGCTCACGCTCGTCATTCTCTCTCTGGCGGGTCTCGCCATCGCACCGCTCGTGCTGCAGCAGCGGACGAGCTACATGCGCGACGATATTCGTGCGGTTGGCGAACCGGGGCGGTTGCTTCTTGGTGAACTGCGCCTCGGCTTGGCGCGTGAGTTGGCCTTGTCGCAGCGATTCACGATCTCGCGCGATCGCTCGCTGTTGGCCGATTTTCAGAAGGCATCCGCGCGCGACGATTCCCTGCTCGCGCGACTGAACGCAACGCTCCATGAGATGGGACCCGCCGCTCGCAACTCGGTGGGTGGCGTGCGCGAGACCGTCGACCGGTGGCGCCAGTTTGCGGCGCTCACGGAGACCAAAACGGCGGATGACGTGCTGCGACAGACGGTGCAGCATGGGATGAGCTATGAGGGCCTGCTCCTCGCCACGGTGCGCGTCGATTCGGCAATTGCGCGCGCCATGCAATCGCGCCGCGCGCAGATCGATGGCGACGAATCGCTCGAGCTGGAGCTTGCGATTGCCTTCGTACTGGTCGGATGCGTTGCCTCGGCCGCCGTGCTCGTGCTCACGCTGCGCGATCGCCATCTCCGGCTCGTGCTCAAGCGACGCGCCGAAGAGGAAGCGTCGCTCCGGCGCCTCGCCAGCTCATTGAGTGGCGCGTTCACGGTCAACGAAGTGGCCGAGCTCACCGTCTCGGCGGCGCTCAACTCGAGCCGAATCGGCGGCGCCTACCTGGCCCGGGCGATCGACGGCGATCTCGTGACGATTGCCGGCCGCGGCACTTGCACGCCCGTCGCGGGAACCCGCGCGCGCATGCCGGCGTGGCTCAACGACGGCACCAACGCCGATCATCCGCGGATTTACACGACGGAAGTTCGTCCTTCACGCGAGGCGCGGCGTACCGGGGTCGACGCGCGGCGATCCGGGTCGTTGCTCGTCGTGCCGCTGCGGCACGACGGCAGCGTGATCGGCTCGTTAGGTGTCGCGTCGGCCGGCGGACGGCGGCAATTTAGAGAATCGTCATTACGCTTTGGTCGTGCGCTCGGCGACCTGGCGGCGGTCGCGTTGCACCGGGCCGAAGCGCTCGACAGTGAGCGCCGTGCACGCTCCGAGGCGGAGTCCGCCGTTCGCACACGCGACGCCGTGGTCTCGATCGTGTCACACGATCTGCGAAATCCGCTGATGGCGATTCTCGGCAGCGCCGATCTGCTGCTCGAGCTCACCGACGAGCATGGCCACGACACGGAGCGGACGCAGCTCGCGACGCTCAAGCACGCCGCCGATTCGATGAATCGGCTCATTCGCGATCTGCTCGATGTCACCCGTCTCGAGTCCGGTCCGCTGCCGGTGCAACGGAATCATGTGAATCTGGTGGATGTCGTGGACGATGTCGTCGACATGTTCCAGGTCGTCGTTCGCGCACGCCACATGACCTTGACGCGCGGGGGACTCGCACAGGTGCCGATGGTCCTCGGCGATCGAGACCGACTCGCCCAGGCGTTCTCGAACCTCGTTGCCAATGCCGTGAAGTTCACGCCCGATGGCGGACAGGTGAGGATCGACGTCGACGTTCATGCGGATGGCATTCACGCGTCGGTTCGCGACTCTGGACCAGGCATTCCCCAGGATCAGATTCCGCATCTCTTCGATCGATTCTGGCAGGCGTCGCGCAGCGATACGCGCGGGCTCGGCCTTGGCCTCGCGATCGTCAAGGCGATCGTCGAGGCGCACGGCGGCACGATCAACGTTGAAAGTGTGCTCAAGCAGGGCTCGTCGTTCTGCGTGCGGCTGCCGCGCGCCGATGTCGAGGCGCTGCCGATGCCTAACGTATTGCACGCCACTGTCCCTGGCACGCCGACGCCGCTGCCGACAGAGCCCTCGAGCGTTCCCTCGATCTTCGCGACTGTCGGCCAGCCATTGGAATCATGA
- the glsA gene encoding glutaminase A, which produces MSPLAHKTEHVIRRLTVLAALLAVAPRVGYAQNAVDYQRAVNAAYEKYKSLKDGKNADYIPALAKVNPDLFGIALVTPDGKVYTAGDVTSEVSIQSVSKVFTMAHVFEQSGEKAIEDNTGVDATGRPFNSIIAIEEHKGHEMNPLVNAGAITTTSMIDGSSYDAVWTTIINTLDDFAGRQLHVNDEVYKSEAATNQRNQAIAQLMFAYGHIKANPQQATDLYTKQCSVNVNAKDLATMAATLANGGRNPITTKQVIEFKHVAPTLAVMATAGLYDDSGKWLFATGLPAKSGVGGGLIAVSPGKFGIAVVSPPLDEAGNSVRGQRAIIDISNALGGNPYVTPPGGAVAKK; this is translated from the coding sequence ATGAGCCCACTCGCGCACAAGACTGAGCACGTCATTCGGCGCCTCACCGTCCTCGCAGCGCTGCTCGCAGTTGCCCCACGAGTTGGCTATGCGCAGAACGCGGTGGATTACCAGCGGGCTGTCAATGCCGCTTACGAGAAGTACAAGAGCCTCAAGGACGGCAAGAACGCGGACTACATTCCCGCGCTCGCGAAAGTCAACCCGGACCTCTTCGGCATCGCGCTCGTCACACCTGATGGCAAGGTCTACACGGCGGGTGACGTGACATCAGAAGTCTCGATTCAGTCGGTCTCGAAGGTGTTCACGATGGCGCACGTCTTCGAGCAATCCGGCGAGAAGGCAATCGAGGACAACACTGGCGTCGACGCAACGGGACGGCCGTTCAACTCGATCATCGCAATCGAGGAGCACAAAGGCCATGAGATGAATCCGCTGGTCAACGCTGGTGCGATCACGACGACGAGCATGATCGACGGCTCGAGTTACGATGCGGTGTGGACGACGATCATCAATACGCTCGACGATTTCGCCGGCCGGCAGCTGCACGTCAACGACGAAGTGTACAAATCGGAAGCGGCGACGAATCAGCGCAATCAAGCGATCGCGCAGCTCATGTTTGCGTACGGCCACATCAAGGCGAATCCACAGCAGGCTACCGACCTGTACACCAAGCAGTGTTCAGTAAATGTGAACGCGAAGGATCTCGCGACGATGGCGGCGACCCTCGCCAACGGTGGGCGCAATCCCATCACGACCAAACAGGTCATCGAGTTCAAGCACGTCGCACCGACGCTTGCGGTCATGGCCACTGCGGGATTGTACGACGATTCGGGAAAATGGCTGTTCGCAACCGGGCTGCCCGCGAAGAGCGGCGTCGGCGGCGGTTTGATCGCCGTCTCGCCGGGCAAGTTCGGGATCGCCGTCGTGTCACCACCGCTCGATGAGGCAGGGAACAGCGTGCGTGGCCAGCGTGCAATCATCGATATCTCCAACGCGCTGGGCGGCAATCCGTACGTGACGCCTCCGGGAGGAGCAGTAGCGAAGAAGTAG
- a CDS encoding DcaP family trimeric outer membrane transporter has protein sequence MKRALSIASLLLALALRISSGQTVKTQSSKPESSKVQADTGTRIEVYGFAMADAIGDFRTNDPNWFDTNRPSKLPAFQDQFGHNGHTWLSARQSTFGAKATIPTGTKDIKVVFDWDLFGVGVDAGQTTIRPRHMYGQWGAFGGGQLESPFMDLNVFPNILEYWGPNGMLFYRNVQVFWEPIHKENGTQALIALERPGASGDAGLVADRIELQNIAPRFPAPDISAAYRLGTKWGYARLSAIVRWIRWDDLLPNDAFDLNGGVTGWGVSLSGAVNAGAHDVLHLQIVEGAGVENYFNDAPVDVGVKRNVGNTVTPVTGQALNDLGFTGYLDHKWTKQLSSAIGYSRVNIDNSDLQTTQAFRTGQYASVNLLWSPIPSFLTGGEFQWAHRTNNGNGFAPNDYRLQFSVKYSYSQKFGGGVGHEPTRAQD, from the coding sequence ATGAAACGAGCGCTGAGTATCGCGTCGCTCCTGTTGGCGCTGGCGCTCCGCATCTCGTCCGGCCAGACGGTGAAAACCCAGTCGTCCAAGCCCGAGTCGTCCAAGGTCCAGGCCGACACGGGCACGCGGATCGAGGTGTACGGCTTCGCGATGGCCGACGCCATCGGCGACTTCCGCACGAATGATCCGAACTGGTTCGACACGAACCGTCCGTCGAAGCTGCCCGCGTTCCAGGATCAGTTTGGCCACAACGGCCACACCTGGTTGAGCGCGCGCCAGTCCACATTCGGCGCGAAGGCGACGATTCCGACCGGGACGAAAGACATCAAGGTCGTCTTCGATTGGGATCTCTTTGGCGTGGGCGTCGACGCCGGGCAGACCACGATTCGACCACGACACATGTACGGTCAGTGGGGCGCCTTCGGCGGCGGACAGCTCGAGAGTCCGTTCATGGACCTCAACGTGTTTCCGAACATTCTGGAATACTGGGGGCCTAACGGGATGTTGTTCTACCGGAATGTTCAGGTGTTTTGGGAGCCGATCCACAAGGAGAATGGGACGCAGGCCCTCATCGCACTCGAACGTCCGGGTGCCAGCGGCGACGCGGGCCTCGTCGCCGATCGTATCGAGTTGCAGAACATCGCGCCTCGATTCCCCGCACCCGACATTTCGGCGGCATACCGCCTTGGCACGAAATGGGGGTATGCAAGGCTGTCCGCGATCGTGCGCTGGATCCGATGGGACGACCTCCTCCCTAACGATGCGTTCGACTTGAATGGAGGCGTCACGGGATGGGGCGTCTCGCTCAGCGGCGCCGTGAACGCTGGAGCGCACGACGTCCTTCATCTCCAGATCGTCGAAGGCGCCGGGGTTGAAAACTATTTCAACGACGCGCCGGTCGACGTCGGTGTCAAACGAAACGTCGGGAATACCGTCACGCCCGTCACCGGTCAGGCCCTGAACGATCTCGGCTTCACCGGCTATCTCGATCACAAATGGACCAAGCAGCTCTCGAGCGCGATCGGATACTCGCGCGTGAACATCGACAACAGCGACCTGCAGACGACACAGGCGTTCCGCACCGGTCAGTACGCGAGCGTCAACCTGCTCTGGTCGCCGATACCGAGCTTCCTCACCGGCGGCGAATTCCAGTGGGCGCATCGGACCAACAATGGCAACGGCTTCGCCCCCAACGATTACCGGTTGCAGTTTTCCGTGAAATACAGCTACTCACAGAAGTTCGGAGGAGGAGTCGGACATGAGCCCACTCGCGCACAAGACTGA